The following are encoded together in the Pedobacter steynii genome:
- a CDS encoding helix-turn-helix domain-containing protein, whose translation MPIIVNLDVMMAKRKMSLNELSDKVGLTLTNLSILKTGKAKAIRFSTLESICNVLGCQPADLLEYTEK comes from the coding sequence ATGCCTATTATCGTAAACTTAGATGTCATGATGGCAAAACGAAAAATGTCATTAAATGAGCTTTCAGATAAAGTAGGCTTAACCCTTACAAACTTATCTATTCTCAAAACCGGAAAGGCGAAGGCGATTCGGTTTAGTACACTGGAATCTATTTGTAACGTACTGGGTTGTCAGCCAGCAGATCTGTTGGAGTATACCGAAAAATGA